Proteins encoded within one genomic window of Oryza brachyantha chromosome 7, ObraRS2, whole genome shotgun sequence:
- the LOC102711903 gene encoding protein TsetseEP-like, with product MRRSVVLSLCFHLALVMGFLACVPNLANGRPIQPRSDPKTAPDPKPEPDPAPKPQPETKPYPQPNPQPDPKPAPQPDLEEGPQPDPQPDPKPTPQPDPKPNPHPNPQPEPTLDPNPEPKPEPKPDPSPNPRPKPDPKPEPQPDPKPGPSPQPKLPSLSPAIAIIMPNN from the coding sequence ATGAGGAGATCCGTCGTCCTCTCATTGTGCTTCCATTTGGCTCTTGTCATGGGATTCCTGGCTTGTGTTCCTAACCTTGCCAACGGACGTCCGATTCAACCAAGATCTGATCCAAAGACAGCTCCAGACCCAAAGCCTGAACCTGACCCAGCACCAAAACCACAACCAGAAACAAAACCTTACCCTCAACCTAACCCACAGCCTGATCCAAAACCTGCGCCGCAACCTGATCTGGAAGAAGGCCCCCAGCCTGACCCACAGCCTGACCCGAAACCAACACCACAACCTGATCCAAAACCCAACCCACATCCTAACCCACAACCTGAACCGACCCTAGATCCCAACCCTGAGCCAAAGCCCGAACCCAAGCCTGATCCTAGCCCTAACCCTAGGCCAAAACCTGATCCAAAGCCAGAGCCGCAACCTGATCCAAAGCCAGGGCCGTCGCCTCAGCCGAAGCTTCCGTCTCTTTCACCAGCCATCGCCATAATCATGCCCAATAACTAA